In a genomic window of Methylobacter sp. YRD-M1:
- the icmH gene encoding type IVB secretion system protein IcmH/DotU, producing the protein MNQGDPFGNYLDDDKTVLKPSPGLRKKPSSESLQQPAAPVFAPVAEAMPQQINLQSGDNPLVGSAMALLSLVVQLRNSVSHADVPGLRNKLISEVKTFEAKSLQAGCPPEHVQAARYALCSLLDEAILNTPWGCNSIWTTQNLLVTFHKEAWGGEKFFQILQNLVAQPGTYLHLLELFYFCLSLGFEGKYRVQERGMTRLEEVRENLYLVIRRQRGDFDRELSPHWRGIVDKRNALVKYVPLWVVASVAGFVLTLAFLGFLYAVNQASNPLLSQLYKIKDDLDIKPTLAVNKPATAPAVPVRNIIDDLRAFLAPEIQQHKVTVDQVNGKTVIRIMAKSFFASGSDQIQAEYYPLLEKIAQALTTITDPISVIGHTDNVPIFTARFPSNWDLSSARAKTVAAFLSSRGQFSHPIASEGRADTQSLVPNDSPEHRAMNRRIEINF; encoded by the coding sequence GTGAATCAAGGCGATCCTTTCGGCAATTATCTAGATGACGACAAAACTGTTTTGAAGCCCTCGCCGGGACTGCGAAAAAAACCGTCTTCAGAATCCTTGCAGCAACCTGCGGCGCCGGTTTTTGCGCCGGTCGCCGAAGCCATGCCGCAGCAGATCAATCTGCAGTCCGGTGATAATCCGCTGGTCGGCAGCGCCATGGCGCTATTGTCGCTGGTGGTGCAGTTGCGCAACTCCGTATCGCATGCCGATGTGCCGGGACTCAGGAACAAACTGATCAGCGAGGTAAAAACCTTCGAGGCCAAATCCTTGCAGGCTGGCTGTCCGCCCGAGCACGTGCAGGCTGCACGCTACGCGCTGTGCTCGCTGCTCGATGAAGCGATACTCAACACGCCGTGGGGCTGCAATAGCATCTGGACCACGCAAAACCTGCTGGTCACTTTCCACAAGGAAGCCTGGGGCGGCGAGAAGTTTTTCCAGATCCTGCAGAATCTGGTGGCGCAGCCGGGAACCTATCTGCATCTGCTGGAACTCTTCTATTTCTGCCTGAGCTTGGGGTTTGAAGGCAAGTACCGTGTCCAGGAACGCGGCATGACGCGGCTCGAAGAGGTGCGCGAAAATCTGTATCTGGTCATTCGCCGGCAAAGAGGCGACTTCGACAGGGAACTGTCGCCGCACTGGCGCGGCATTGTCGACAAGCGTAATGCGCTGGTCAAATATGTGCCTTTATGGGTTGTGGCTTCGGTGGCGGGCTTCGTGCTGACGCTGGCGTTTTTGGGGTTTTTGTATGCTGTGAATCAGGCATCCAATCCGTTGCTGAGCCAGTTGTACAAAATCAAGGATGATCTCGATATTAAACCAACCTTGGCCGTTAACAAACCCGCGACTGCGCCTGCAGTGCCGGTCAGAAACATCATCGACGATCTCAGAGCGTTTCTGGCGCCTGAAATCCAGCAGCATAAAGTCACCGTGGACCAGGTTAACGGCAAGACCGTGATCAGGATCATGGCCAAGAGCTTTTTTGCCTCCGGCAGCGACCAGATCCAGGCGGAATATTATCCGCTGCTGGAAAAAATAGCCCAGGCGCTGACTACCATCACTGATCCCATCAGCGTAATCGGGCATACCGACAATGTACCTATTTTCACGGCGCGCTTTCCTTCCAACTGGGATTTATCCAGTGCAAGGGCAAAAACAGTGGCGGCGTTTTTAAGCAGCCGCGGTCAGTTCAGCCACCCTATTGCATCGGAAGGACGCGCGGATACGCAAAGCCTGGTGCCTAACGATAGTCCCGAACATCGGGCCATGAACCGGCGTATAGAAATCAATTTTTAA
- the tssK gene encoding type VI secretion system baseplate subunit TssK, with translation MSENNRVIWSQGMFLRPQHFQQHDRYIEALVRGRCGTGRVHDWGVARLKIDQRQLAMGKFALAECSGIFPDGTPFNLPADDELPQPIDIPADVQNSIVYLSLPARLEGSIEVDSAEKPNNMARYHAVEADVRDHNTNSNEVSALMIGRLHTSLMLERQERAGHICIGVARVIESRADKNVILDEEFIPPSLDCLANPKISGFIKEICGLLHTRGEALAGRASEAGRGGVSEISDFLLLQVVNRLEPLFEHLQNLPGMHPEEFYRIALQVAGELSTFSKTQKRPVSFPVYKHDNLQLTFSYVIEEIRDCLSLVLEQNAIPIPLTPPKYGTRAAKIPDYNLLKDAFFVLAVNAQVPVEMLRNQFPTQVKIGPVEQIQQLVRSALPGITVHPLPVAPRQIPYHAGFSYFELSKQGDFWQQMHKSGGFAIHIAGEFPGLELEFWAIKNG, from the coding sequence ATGTCAGAAAACAACAGGGTAATCTGGTCGCAGGGAATGTTCCTGCGCCCGCAACATTTTCAGCAGCATGACCGCTACATCGAAGCGTTGGTGCGGGGGCGGTGCGGTACAGGCCGGGTTCATGACTGGGGCGTGGCAAGGCTGAAAATTGACCAGCGGCAATTGGCGATGGGCAAGTTTGCCTTGGCTGAATGCAGCGGTATTTTTCCTGACGGTACGCCTTTTAACCTGCCGGCCGACGACGAGCTGCCTCAGCCTATCGATATTCCGGCCGACGTGCAAAACAGCATTGTCTATCTCTCTCTGCCGGCGCGCCTTGAAGGCTCCATTGAAGTCGACAGTGCCGAAAAGCCCAATAACATGGCGCGCTATCATGCTGTTGAAGCGGATGTCAGGGATCACAATACCAACAGCAACGAAGTCTCGGCGTTGATGATAGGCCGGCTGCATACCAGCCTGATGCTGGAAAGGCAGGAACGCGCCGGACACATCTGCATCGGCGTGGCTCGGGTCATCGAATCCCGCGCCGACAAAAATGTGATTCTTGACGAAGAGTTTATCCCTCCCAGCCTTGATTGCCTGGCGAATCCTAAAATCAGCGGCTTTATCAAGGAAATTTGCGGTTTATTGCACACCCGGGGCGAAGCATTAGCCGGACGGGCATCGGAAGCGGGGCGCGGAGGCGTTTCGGAAATATCCGATTTTTTATTGCTGCAGGTCGTCAATCGGCTGGAGCCGCTTTTCGAGCATCTGCAGAACCTGCCCGGCATGCATCCGGAAGAATTCTACCGTATCGCGCTGCAGGTGGCTGGCGAGCTGTCGACTTTCTCCAAAACCCAGAAGCGCCCCGTCAGTTTTCCCGTTTACAAACACGACAATCTGCAGCTGACTTTCAGTTATGTCATCGAGGAAATCCGCGACTGCCTGAGCCTGGTGCTGGAGCAAAATGCCATACCGATTCCGCTGACGCCGCCCAAATACGGTACGCGTGCGGCCAAAATCCCCGATTACAATCTGCTGAAAGACGCTTTTTTCGTGCTGGCCGTGAATGCGCAGGTGCCGGTTGAGATGCTGCGCAACCAGTTCCCGACTCAGGTCAAAATCGGCCCGGTGGAACAGATTCAGCAACTGGTCAGGTCGGCGCTGCCCGGCATCACGGTGCATCCGCTGCCGGTCGCGCCCAGACAGATTCCCTATCATGCGGGTTTCTCGTACTTCGAACTGAGCAAACAAGGCGATTTTTGGCAGCAAATGCACAAGTCCGGCGGCTTCGCCATTCATATCGCAGGCGAATTTCCGGGTCTTGAACTAGAATTTTGGGCAATTAAAAACGGGTAA
- the tagH gene encoding type VI secretion system-associated FHA domain protein TagH, whose protein sequence is MSLLLKIISFKGQPFNAGTEAVFDRHGGTIGRADENTLVLPDPEKFVSRRHASISFENGHYLIKDSSLSGTYIDDQEPPLNNAAQTLIDGMRLRIGEYEILASITPEQQTDDFALGPDLFASPFEADPVAKNPVYAPDSFVPAGDIFNSSSHGDPHLDAFLRDTGAAPFPAHDALLHPDHDKGQPGSEGLMQANISSIHDSFIPPAPAGAPQSSNEIPDDFNFEELFNTGTDAQADDHSWFQGFEPEAVPDSPPVTAEAEPVPEQANSQLLEPATPVSIDPVPVAANFSFQGFEPETVQELLPESIPNGAISKEPELEMPVLKDAVPVADASILEAPTARVQAQPVNQSVASNELFNALLQGAGLENKDLQAQATPENVRRIGLMFRKLVEGTVAVLRSRAEFKSQFRVSVTTIKTTNNNPLKFAVTTEDALTHLVKNGQSGFKDPVEAIDEGFNDIMSHQMAMQAGIQASLAQILRQFDPKLIEKQYEEGLVLQKKSKCWDKYSALYPRVVEQAMEDFFGDAFAEAYEKQMKQLSNLRTDK, encoded by the coding sequence ATGTCGCTATTGCTAAAAATAATTTCATTCAAGGGACAACCCTTTAATGCCGGCACAGAAGCTGTTTTTGACAGGCATGGAGGAACGATCGGCCGTGCCGACGAAAACACCTTGGTTCTGCCGGATCCTGAAAAGTTTGTGTCCAGACGCCATGCTTCCATCTCGTTTGAGAACGGCCATTATCTGATCAAGGATTCCAGTTTAAGCGGCACCTATATCGATGACCAGGAACCGCCGCTCAATAATGCTGCCCAAACGTTAATCGACGGTATGCGCCTGAGGATAGGCGAATATGAAATACTGGCTTCGATTACGCCGGAACAGCAAACGGACGATTTCGCCCTTGGGCCTGATCTGTTCGCTTCGCCCTTTGAAGCTGATCCTGTTGCCAAAAATCCTGTTTACGCACCGGATTCTTTTGTACCGGCAGGCGACATCTTCAATAGTTCGTCTCATGGCGATCCCCATCTGGATGCATTTCTTCGCGATACCGGCGCTGCGCCTTTTCCGGCACATGATGCACTGCTGCATCCCGATCATGACAAAGGCCAGCCGGGTTCCGAAGGGCTGATGCAGGCCAATATTTCCTCGATTCATGACAGCTTCATTCCGCCTGCGCCGGCCGGGGCTCCGCAAAGCAGCAATGAAATTCCCGATGATTTTAATTTCGAGGAATTATTCAATACCGGGACAGACGCGCAGGCCGATGATCATAGCTGGTTTCAGGGTTTTGAACCGGAGGCTGTACCAGATTCGCCGCCAGTAACGGCAGAAGCAGAACCGGTGCCCGAGCAGGCAAACAGTCAATTACTGGAGCCGGCCACGCCTGTATCCATCGACCCGGTACCGGTTGCGGCGAATTTCAGCTTTCAGGGGTTTGAACCGGAAACGGTACAGGAATTGCTGCCGGAATCGATACCCAATGGCGCGATCAGTAAAGAACCGGAACTGGAAATGCCGGTACTGAAAGACGCAGTTCCGGTCGCCGACGCTTCGATACTGGAAGCACCAACCGCTCGTGTACAGGCTCAGCCAGTTAATCAGTCCGTGGCTTCGAATGAGCTGTTTAACGCATTATTGCAAGGTGCCGGGCTCGAAAACAAGGATCTGCAAGCGCAAGCCACGCCGGAAAACGTGCGCAGGATCGGCTTGATGTTCAGAAAGCTGGTCGAAGGCACCGTGGCGGTATTGCGAAGCCGCGCAGAGTTTAAGAGCCAGTTTCGCGTTAGTGTGACGACCATTAAAACAACGAATAACAATCCGCTTAAATTTGCCGTGACGACCGAGGATGCGCTGACGCATCTGGTCAAGAACGGGCAGAGCGGCTTCAAGGATCCGGTCGAGGCGATTGATGAAGGCTTCAACGATATCATGAGTCATCAGATGGCCATGCAGGCCGGTATTCAGGCATCGCTGGCGCAAATTTTAAGGCAGTTCGATCCGAAGCTGATTGAAAAACAGTATGAGGAGGGGCTGGTTCTGCAGAAAAAATCAAAATGCTGGGATAAATACAGCGCTCTCTATCCGCGCGTGGTTGAGCAGGCGATGGAGGACTTTTTCGGAGATGCCTTTGCCGAAGCCTATGAAAAACAAATGAAGCAGTTAAGCAATCTACGGACGGACAAATAA
- the tssJ gene encoding type VI secretion system lipoprotein TssJ — MFSTNSFPRANALPGLIICSMLALNGCSLFQDDAPPSAATSAPAPVPFTVELKLAAGSDLNPDIEGRASPLVVRIYQLESMSAFNNSDFFALYENDQALIGKDIKYREELEVRPGQKISNKHERQAGSRYIAVLAAFRDLDQAQWKAFVEMKPGQNEAFNVSLGKTSVSISR, encoded by the coding sequence GTGTTTAGCACCAACAGTTTCCCACGCGCCAATGCGCTGCCCGGCCTGATTATTTGCAGCATGCTCGCTTTAAACGGATGCAGTTTATTCCAGGATGATGCCCCGCCCTCCGCAGCAACATCAGCTCCTGCGCCGGTTCCCTTCACGGTTGAGCTTAAACTTGCAGCCGGCAGCGATCTGAATCCGGACATCGAAGGCAGGGCGTCGCCGCTGGTGGTACGTATCTATCAACTCGAAAGCATGTCCGCTTTCAATAACAGCGACTTCTTTGCCTTGTACGAGAACGATCAGGCGCTGATCGGCAAGGACATCAAATACCGCGAAGAGCTGGAAGTCAGGCCCGGGCAGAAAATCAGCAATAAACATGAACGGCAAGCGGGTTCCCGTTATATAGCTGTGCTTGCAGCCTTTCGCGATCTCGATCAGGCGCAATGGAAAGCCTTTGTCGAAATGAAACCGGGGCAGAATGAAGCGTTCAACGTCAGTCTCGGCAAAACCAGCGTCAGCATTAGCCGTTGA
- a CDS encoding glycosyltransferase: protein MNKIVYAWELGGGYGHIGAFLSVAKQFQQRGHEVVFVLKNLEHAHTLLGKYGFAYFQAPMRWPGNAAMPPAINYAGILRNAGFHETAGLLARTQAWKTTIACLKPDLLLFDHAPTALLAARELKIPRALFGTGFYSPPRLSPMPAMRSWLHVSERELANSEAQVLAMINSVADRLGGRYLTALADLFEVEADFLCTLPELDHYQGRKQGVYWGPAFSYSEGENLVWPSVGDKRIFAYLNKDYAGLEPLLQQLRSSSWSVFAHIPGTTPASIQKYSSANLRISAQPVDMRQAAMQCDLSICHAGAGTSAAMLLSGKPLLMLPIYLEQLLTARTIAMLGAGVCIPPEMKKPNYRAAAMEVLSNNKYTKTAGKFADKYAAFTPEEQAVRIVERCEALMR, encoded by the coding sequence ATGAACAAAATAGTCTATGCCTGGGAGCTTGGCGGAGGATATGGCCATATCGGCGCCTTTCTTTCCGTAGCAAAACAATTTCAGCAGCGCGGGCATGAGGTTGTATTTGTGCTCAAGAATCTTGAGCATGCCCATACGTTGCTCGGCAAATACGGGTTCGCCTATTTTCAGGCGCCGATGCGCTGGCCCGGCAATGCCGCTATGCCGCCCGCGATAAATTATGCCGGGATTCTGCGCAATGCGGGCTTTCATGAAACGGCAGGGCTGTTGGCGAGAACGCAGGCCTGGAAGACGACGATAGCATGCCTGAAACCGGATCTGCTGCTGTTCGATCACGCGCCGACTGCGCTGCTGGCTGCCCGCGAACTGAAGATCCCGCGCGCCTTGTTCGGCACCGGTTTTTATTCGCCGCCAAGGCTCAGTCCAATGCCTGCCATGCGGAGCTGGTTGCATGTGTCCGAGAGAGAGCTGGCGAACAGCGAGGCACAGGTCTTGGCGATGATAAATTCGGTTGCGGATCGGCTCGGTGGCCGGTATCTGACTGCGTTGGCGGATTTATTCGAGGTGGAGGCGGATTTTCTCTGCACGTTGCCGGAACTCGATCATTATCAGGGACGCAAGCAAGGCGTCTACTGGGGACCGGCTTTTTCCTATTCGGAGGGAGAGAATCTTGTCTGGCCTTCCGTGGGAGACAAGCGTATCTTCGCTTACCTGAACAAGGACTATGCCGGCTTGGAACCGTTGCTGCAGCAATTGCGATCTTCGTCCTGGTCAGTTTTCGCGCATATACCGGGCACGACACCGGCATCCATTCAAAAATACAGCAGCGCCAATCTGCGCATCTCGGCACAACCGGTGGATATGCGGCAAGCGGCGATGCAGTGCGATTTGAGTATTTGCCACGCCGGAGCCGGCACTTCGGCGGCCATGCTGTTGTCCGGCAAGCCCTTGCTGATGTTGCCAATATATTTGGAGCAGTTATTAACGGCAAGGACTATCGCCATGCTCGGCGCTGGTGTATGCATCCCGCCGGAAATGAAAAAACCGAATTATCGCGCCGCGGCCATGGAAGTTTTATCCAATAACAAATATACAAAAACGGCAGGGAAATTCGCGGATAAATACGCCGCGTTTACGCCTGAGGAACAGGCCGTCCGCATCGTCGAGCGCTGCGAGGCGCTGATGCGCTGA
- a CDS encoding autotransporter family protein, which translates to MQLPLAHPRHPSVCPEKSTSRSTVFQPPRLYGSKPVLLTALSMMALTPISADAWILDFTPNSYTVDEATGTAQIGITITQEANDYGGCSLSGTVAPIGGSAIENSDFSLNGGFAVQTNFNFTGVQTTYSTAVSLNIIDDILPESSEDIQLSLQNLSCGADEIISSSATAAVNITDNDNSGTVSLDNASYSISESGGSITITATRANGSDGPASVNFSTANGSAVAGQDFDAVSGTLNWANGESGPKSIVIPIRPDSTVEQDETLTLTLSNPSAGLSLGTSSATVTILDDDSAGTVNLDSATYSVNESAGLVTVSATRSNGSSGSVTVDYSASNGTAIAGQDFDAVAGALSWADGESGTKSIDIPIIADALTEPNETFTVDLSNPTNALALGTSRSTVTIVDQMAPATAGFSIAQETVAEGSAVTVTVERTGGTNGEVRVDYATVNRSALAGSDYTEKSGTLIWSAGDASPKTITIETTADSDTTEQNELFSIRLSSPVGATLGSIDTIDIAITNATPSLSDIDNLTPNQRSVAEALDQSCAAATGEFRQRCDELYLSGMSNDEKRQILDAIVPEQIAAQGSAAVDFGSQQLQTIHGRIIEVRNRRNNGGLSVVGFNMNVDGENVALGRMAQNALNNALGGAAGDEPLRDSPLGFFLKGQIKFGDKNRTLNEKGFDLETKGITLGIDYQFSDALIMGMAAGYGHTNTDFNSNGGDMTTQSGDFAVYGSYFLPQDFYVDWVASYAIHDYEMNRRIAYPGMITTATSNPEGDQYGGSVGVGKDIYIGSFFISPYLRGEYIETTIDQYTEQGGAGFALNVADQSISSLTSTLGSQFSQSISMPWGILAPGARFEWVHQFEDSARAIQSQFVSAPAGMGYFTTLTDSPDRDYFNLGASIAATLPEGRSAFFRYETRLGQANISNHILELGVRIPF; encoded by the coding sequence ATGCAATTACCCTTGGCACATCCCAGGCATCCTTCAGTTTGCCCTGAAAAATCAACCTCGCGAAGTACCGTCTTTCAACCGCCGCGGTTATATGGTTCCAAGCCGGTATTATTGACAGCCTTGAGCATGATGGCTCTGACGCCGATTTCCGCTGACGCCTGGATATTGGACTTTACCCCTAATTCCTATACTGTTGATGAGGCAACCGGTACGGCGCAGATAGGCATTACCATCACGCAGGAAGCGAACGATTATGGCGGTTGCAGTCTGTCAGGCACGGTTGCTCCTATTGGCGGATCGGCAATCGAAAATAGCGATTTTTCATTGAATGGCGGATTTGCTGTTCAGACCAACTTTAATTTTACCGGGGTGCAAACAACATACTCAACGGCTGTGAGCCTCAATATTATCGATGATATCTTGCCGGAAAGTTCCGAAGACATTCAATTAAGCCTCCAGAATCTAAGCTGTGGCGCTGATGAGATCATTTCCAGCAGCGCCACGGCCGCCGTCAACATCACCGATAACGACAACTCCGGCACTGTCAGTCTTGATAATGCCTCTTACAGCATTAGCGAAAGCGGCGGCAGCATCACTATCACCGCCACGCGCGCAAACGGCTCCGACGGCCCCGCCTCGGTTAATTTTTCCACAGCAAACGGATCGGCGGTCGCCGGCCAGGACTTTGATGCCGTATCCGGCACGCTGAACTGGGCCAATGGCGAATCAGGTCCCAAGTCCATTGTCATTCCAATACGGCCTGATTCAACTGTGGAACAGGATGAAACGCTGACTTTGACCCTGAGCAATCCCAGCGCCGGCCTCAGCCTGGGCACCAGCAGCGCAACCGTGACAATTCTCGACGATGACAGCGCCGGTACCGTTAATCTCGACAGTGCAACCTACAGCGTCAATGAAAGTGCCGGGCTTGTCACCGTATCGGCCACCCGTTCAAACGGCTCGAGCGGCAGCGTAACGGTTGACTATAGCGCCAGTAATGGCACCGCAATCGCCGGTCAGGATTTCGATGCCGTAGCCGGTGCGCTGAGCTGGGCCGACGGCGAATCCGGCACCAAATCCATCGATATTCCGATTATTGCCGATGCCTTAACAGAACCGAATGAAACCTTCACCGTCGATCTGAGCAACCCCACGAACGCACTGGCACTAGGCACCAGCCGTTCGACAGTTACGATCGTCGACCAGATGGCACCAGCGACAGCGGGATTCAGCATTGCGCAGGAAACGGTCGCGGAAGGCAGTGCAGTAACGGTGACAGTGGAAAGAACCGGCGGCACTAATGGCGAAGTGCGCGTTGATTACGCCACGGTAAACCGATCAGCCCTTGCCGGCAGCGACTATACCGAAAAGTCAGGCACGCTGATCTGGAGCGCCGGCGATGCCAGCCCGAAAACAATCACGATTGAAACCACGGCCGACAGCGACACGACTGAGCAGAATGAATTGTTTTCAATCCGCCTTTCCAGTCCGGTCGGCGCGACGCTCGGCAGCATTGACACGATCGATATCGCGATAACCAATGCCACGCCGTCGCTGAGCGACATTGACAACCTTACCCCCAACCAACGATCGGTAGCCGAAGCGCTGGACCAGTCATGCGCGGCAGCAACCGGCGAATTCAGACAACGTTGCGATGAGTTGTACCTGTCCGGGATGAGTAATGATGAAAAAAGGCAGATTCTCGATGCCATCGTTCCTGAGCAGATCGCCGCCCAGGGGTCGGCGGCCGTCGACTTCGGCTCGCAGCAGCTGCAGACTATCCATGGCCGCATCATCGAGGTAAGAAACAGGCGAAATAACGGCGGCCTGTCCGTAGTCGGCTTCAACATGAATGTCGACGGCGAAAACGTGGCGTTAGGCAGAATGGCACAGAATGCTCTCAACAATGCCCTGGGAGGAGCCGCCGGGGATGAGCCGTTAAGAGACAGCCCGCTGGGCTTTTTCCTGAAAGGCCAGATCAAATTCGGCGATAAAAACAGGACCCTCAATGAAAAAGGCTTCGACCTTGAAACCAAAGGCATTACGCTGGGCATCGATTATCAGTTTTCTGATGCCCTGATCATGGGCATGGCGGCCGGTTATGGGCATACCAATACGGACTTTAACAGCAACGGCGGCGATATGACCACGCAATCGGGCGACTTTGCTGTCTACGGCAGCTACTTTCTGCCCCAGGATTTTTACGTTGACTGGGTTGCAAGTTATGCCATCCATGATTACGAAATGAACCGGCGCATCGCTTATCCGGGCATGATCACCACCGCAACCAGCAACCCGGAAGGCGACCAGTACGGCGGCAGCGTAGGGGTTGGCAAGGACATTTACATCGGCAGTTTCTTTATCAGCCCTTATCTTCGCGGCGAATATATCGAAACGACGATAGACCAGTATACCGAACAGGGCGGCGCCGGCTTTGCCCTGAACGTGGCGGACCAGTCCATTTCCTCGCTGACATCGACGCTGGGCAGCCAGTTCAGCCAGTCGATCAGCATGCCCTGGGGCATTCTCGCGCCGGGCGCCCGCTTCGAATGGGTGCACCAGTTTGAAGACAGCGCGCGCGCCATTCAATCCCAGTTTGTCAGCGCGCCGGCCGGCATGGGTTATTTCACGACATTGACCGACAGCCCGGACCGGGATTACTTCAACCTCGGCGCTTCAATTGCCGCCACCCTGCCTGAAGGCCGGTCGGCGTTTTTCCGCTATGAAACGCGCCTGGGGCAAGCGAATATTTCCAATCATATTCTGGAACTGGGCGTCAGGATTCCTTTTTAG